The following are from one region of the Candidatus Binatia bacterium genome:
- a CDS encoding type II toxin-antitoxin system VapC family toxin has protein sequence MAAPRYLLDTNIVSDLARDPQGAVARHLAEVGAEHVAVSVVVACEVRFGAVKSGSKRLARRLDVLLREIPQLPIEAPIDKHYADIRAYLERAGTPIGPNDLLIAAHARALGSVLVTDNEREFARVPRLVIENWRRE, from the coding sequence ATGGCGGCCCCGCGCTATCTCCTCGACACCAACATCGTTTCCGACCTGGCGCGCGATCCTCAGGGCGCGGTTGCCCGGCATCTGGCCGAGGTGGGCGCCGAGCACGTCGCGGTGAGCGTCGTGGTGGCCTGCGAAGTCCGCTTCGGTGCCGTAAAGAGCGGTTCGAAGCGCCTGGCGAGGCGGCTCGATGTCCTCCTTCGAGAGATTCCGCAGCTGCCGATCGAGGCGCCCATCGACAAGCACTACGCCGACATCCGTGCGTACCTCGAACGCGCCGGAACGCCCATCGGACCCAACGATCTGCTGATCGCCGCTCATGCCCGCGCTCTCGGATCGGTGCTTGTAACTGACAACGAACGGGAGTTCGCCCGGGTGCCGCGCCTTGTGATCGAGAACTGGCGGCGCGAGTGA
- a CDS encoding AbrB/MazE/SpoVT family DNA-binding domain-containing protein — protein sequence MPSTAKAPDRQARLFRNGRNQAVRIPRELEMPGDRVRIYKEGKRVVLEPIVQRSRLVEVLARWKPIPDPFPDVDEGLLPLEDVES from the coding sequence ATGCCTTCGACGGCAAAAGCTCCTGATCGTCAGGCCCGGCTGTTTCGTAACGGCCGGAACCAGGCCGTCCGCATTCCTCGCGAGCTCGAAATGCCCGGCGACCGGGTGCGGATCTACAAGGAAGGGAAGCGAGTCGTCCTCGAGCCAATCGTCCAGCGCAGCCGGCTCGTCGAGGTGCTCGCCCGCTGGAAGCCGATTCCCGATCCGTTCCCTGACGTCGATGAAGGTCTCTTGCCGCTCGAGGATGTAGAGTCCTAA
- a CDS encoding type II toxin-antitoxin system Phd/YefM family antitoxin: MKIESIREVKANLSKIVGALAEEGSVVITKNGRPCAVLMPVTEDTDLEIVAISQNKRFWQTYDRALRRAENKGWTSLDDV; encoded by the coding sequence ATGAAGATCGAGAGCATTCGCGAGGTGAAGGCCAATCTCAGCAAGATCGTCGGTGCCCTCGCGGAGGAGGGGTCGGTGGTGATCACGAAGAACGGTCGGCCCTGCGCCGTCCTGATGCCGGTGACGGAAGACACCGACCTCGAGATCGTGGCGATCTCCCAGAACAAGCGCTTCTGGCAGACCTACGACCGTGCCCTGCGGCGCGCCGAGAACAAGGGCTGGACGTCGCTCGACGACGTGTGA
- a CDS encoding type II toxin-antitoxin system RelE/ParE family toxin encodes MVKRRVALSPDAVRQLRALRASDRRLVQDQMREQLGESDATQETRNRFRLRRPSRVADYELRIRDWRVFYRVVDETVQVVLVGRKSGSFLIIDGKRFIL; translated from the coding sequence GTGGTCAAGCGGCGAGTGGCGCTCTCCCCGGATGCCGTACGTCAGTTGCGGGCGCTCCGCGCATCCGATCGCCGTCTCGTGCAGGACCAGATGCGTGAGCAACTCGGCGAATCGGATGCCACGCAGGAGACGCGGAACCGCTTCCGTTTGCGGCGCCCTTCTCGGGTTGCAGACTACGAGCTGCGCATTCGGGATTGGCGTGTCTTCTATCGGGTCGTCGACGAGACCGTGCAGGTGGTCCTGGTCGGCCGGAAGAGCGGCAGTTTTCTGATCATCGACGGCAAGAGGTTCATCTTATGA